From the Quercus lobata isolate SW786 chromosome 6, ValleyOak3.0 Primary Assembly, whole genome shotgun sequence genome, one window contains:
- the LOC115993546 gene encoding metalloendoproteinase 2-MMP-like gives MSYKVFSLFSFTLLLLLLLPLHSHATSRNIHDKKLSPFEFLKHLQGCHKGEKVKGIHNLKAYLEKFGYLSYNHSQNQTHTNDDDFDELLESAIKTYQLNYHLNATGSMDANTVSTMMMPRCGVADITNGTNWMRSGKKKHHHHHGSFHTVSHYSFFRGNPKWPTSKYHLTYGFLPGTPTEAISPIAKAFETWAANTHFKFSRAQDQTNADLKIGFHRGDHGDGAPFDGAGGTLAHAFSPTNGRFHYDADEKWSVGAVPGSYDLETVALHEIGHLLGLGHSEVEGAIMWPAIRSGVTQGLHRDDIDGIKALYNF, from the coding sequence ATGTCTTATAAagttttttctctgttttcattcactctcctccttcttctccttcttcctctCCATTCCCATGCAACTTCAAGAAACATccatgataaaaaattatcaccGTTTGAGTTTCTCAAACATCTTCAAGGATGTCACAAGGGAGAGAAGGTCAAAGGCATCCACAACCTCAAAGCCTACCTTGAGAAATTTGGTTATTTGAGCTATAACCATTCTCAAAATCAAACTCATACCaatgatgatgattttgatgaACTCTTGGAATCCGCCATTAAAACTTACCAACTTAATTACCATCTCAACGCCACAGGGTCAATGGATGCCAACACAGTATCAACAATGATGATGCCTCGTTGTGGGGTGGCAGATATCACCAATGGTACAAATTGGATGCGCTCAGGCAAGAAGAAACATCACCACCACCATGGCTCTTTTCATACTGTCTCTCACTATTCTTTTTTCCGAGGAAATCCCAAGTGGCCAACTTCTAAGTACCATCTAACCTATGGATTTCTCCCTGGCACCCCAACTGAAGCAATAAGTCCCATCGCAAAAGCTTTTGAAACGTGGGCTGCAAACACACACTTCAAGTTCTCAAGGGCTCAAGATCAAACCAATGCAGATCTCAAAATTGGTTTCCATAGGGGGGACCATGGAGATGGGGCCCCTTTCGATGGAGCTGGTGGAACCCTAGCCCATGCTTTTTCACCGACTAATGGGCGATTTCATTATGATGCAGATGAAAAATGGAGTGTGGGAGCAGTCCCAGGTTCATATGACTTGGAGACAGTTGCCTTGCATGAAATTGGGCACCTTCTTGGGTTAGGGCATAGCGAAGTTGAAGGGGCCATCATGTGGCCTGCCATACGTTCAGGAGTGACCCAAGGTTTGCATAGGGACGATATTGATGGCATTAAAgccttatataatttttaa